Proteins from one Deltaproteobacteria bacterium genomic window:
- a CDS encoding SCO family protein, whose amino-acid sequence MSGTSASYPAPLGAVHEFFAGWRFPAFLLFAVLFAGVGFAVMLAIPAGDTALAQFAEDFRIWCFGAQGATGAARSSFVTAFALQPILLAAITLAVWWTPLREVARRPWALLPWAIAALVLIVALALGFTASREAEAPGAEEFPAEDLRTEQLAAAFALINQEGTPTGLADLRGRVGLLTAVYSSCGYTCPMILAQTKRVLAALTPAERAGLTVMAVTLDPERDTPATLAEMAQLQKVSAPSFNLLSGEPATVNRVLDSFGFARTRNPDTGVIDHANLFLVLDRGGRIAYRFSLGERQERWLLSAIRLLLREAPPS is encoded by the coding sequence ATGTCTGGCACGTCCGCTAGTTATCCGGCGCCGCTCGGCGCGGTGCACGAGTTCTTCGCCGGCTGGCGCTTTCCCGCCTTCCTGCTGTTCGCGGTGTTATTTGCCGGGGTGGGCTTCGCCGTCATGCTCGCCATTCCCGCGGGTGACACCGCCCTGGCGCAATTCGCCGAGGACTTTCGCATCTGGTGTTTCGGCGCCCAGGGGGCAACCGGAGCGGCGCGCTCGAGTTTCGTGACCGCCTTTGCACTGCAGCCGATTCTGCTGGCCGCCATCACCCTGGCGGTGTGGTGGACTCCGTTGCGCGAGGTGGCGCGGCGGCCCTGGGCATTACTACCCTGGGCAATCGCCGCGCTCGTGCTCATCGTCGCACTCGCGCTCGGGTTCACCGCCTCGCGTGAAGCCGAGGCGCCCGGGGCTGAAGAGTTCCCGGCCGAGGACTTGCGCACCGAACAGCTGGCCGCCGCCTTCGCCCTGATCAATCAGGAGGGGACCCCGACCGGCCTGGCCGACTTGCGCGGCCGCGTCGGTCTGCTGACGGCGGTGTACAGTTCGTGCGGCTACACCTGCCCGATGATTCTGGCGCAAACCAAGCGCGTGCTCGCTGCGCTCACGCCCGCCGAGCGCGCCGGCTTGACCGTGATGGCCGTCACGCTCGACCCGGAGCGTGACACCCCGGCCACGCTCGCTGAGATGGCGCAGCTGCAGAAGGTGTCGGCGCCGAGTTTCAACCTCTTGTCGGGTGAGCCGGCGACGGTGAATCGAGTGCTGGACAGTTTCGGCTTCGCGCGTACGCGCAACCCCGACACTGGTGTGATAGATCATGCGAACCTCTTCCTCGTCCTCGACCGCGGTGGCCGCATCGCCTACCGCTTCAGCCTGGGCGAACGACAGGAGCGCTGGCTCTTGTCCGCCATCAGACTCCTCCTGCGCGAAGCCCCGCCCAGCTGA
- a CDS encoding cbb3-type cytochrome c oxidase subunit I, whose protein sequence is MDVEQLRSFVAVIRRGSFSLAARDLHLSQPTVSRHIQRLERELGTDLVYRGITGVTLGTEQVNIIAHNTLRIPGHFHTTVAGGTSLAFMGLCYYAVPLIFQREYPARALVRWQPYLFGAGMALMAVGMAFAGSAGVPRRHWDIEFTGSKFSIGFDAATHVFLGLLGLGGVLAFTGLLLFVLLTVSAVFFGRRCIGRPMTAW, encoded by the coding sequence GGGAGCTTCAGTCTCGCGGCGCGTGACCTGCACCTCAGCCAGCCGACGGTGAGCCGCCACATTCAGCGATTGGAACGCGAGCTTGGCACCGACCTCGTGTACCGCGGCATCACCGGCGTGACCCTGGGGACAGAACAGGTCAACATCATCGCCCACAACACCTTGCGCATTCCCGGGCATTTTCACACCACGGTGGCGGGCGGCACCTCGCTGGCGTTCATGGGGCTGTGCTACTACGCCGTGCCGCTGATCTTCCAGCGCGAGTATCCGGCCCGCGCCCTGGTGCGCTGGCAGCCCTATCTGTTCGGCGCCGGCATGGCGCTGATGGCGGTCGGCATGGCGTTCGCCGGCTCGGCGGGCGTGCCGCGCCGGCACTGGGACATCGAGTTCACCGGCTCGAAGTTCTCCATCGGCTTTGATGCGGCGACCCACGTGTTTTTGGGGCTGCTCGGCTTGGGTGGAGTGCTGGCGTTCACCGGCTTGCTTCTGTTTGTACTGCTAACCGTTAGTGCGGTGTTCTTCGGCCGCCGCTGCATCGGCCGGCCGATGACCGCGTGGTAG